The genomic window CTTAATCCGGTGCCTCATCTGACATGACCATTCTGAACGCTCTCCGGGACCGATTGAATCGCGGAGAGGGACGGAGCGGACCATGTGCCGGGCTTTCTCGCTGTTGTGATCCACTGAGACCCCCTCTTGAGGGAGGGACTTCTCAAGGCATTAATATCGTGTCGAATCGTATGGAATCAGCCTTTCAAAATCTTCAGATGAGCAAAGGAGGTCCCGAGGGGAACGGACTGCGCAACAAAGCGGGGTGACCCAGCCCCTGACCTGAGGAGAGTGAAGTCAATGCCAAAATCTTTTGAAGGAGGACTATCTACATGAACGCCAGTCTCATTACGCAATTCGCCCTCGTCTGCGGTGCGTTGGGAGTCATCTACGCGCTGGTGACCGCGGCGTGGGTATCCAAGCAGAGTGCCGGGTCCGAGAAGATGCAACAGATCTCGGATGCCATCAAGGAAGGCGCTGTCGCCTTCCTCAACCGCGAATACAAAACCGTCGCGGTCGTGGCGGTTATCCTCGCCGCCCTGTTGGTTTATCTGGGCAAGTGGACGGCGATCGGGTTTCTGGTCGGCACCGTGGGTTCGGCAGTGGCCGGCTACATCGGCATGATGGTCTCCGTTAAGGCCAACGTGAGGACGACGGAAGCCGCCAAGAAGGGGATTCAGTCGGCACTCAACGTTGCCTTCAAGGGCGGGTCCGTGACCGGTATCATGGTGGTCGGTCTCGGTCTGCTCGGCATCACCGGGTATTACCTGGTCGCGAAGTCGATGGCCCCCGTCGATGACGCATTCCACGCCCTGGTGGGTCTTGGTTTCGGTTGCTCCCTGATGAGCGTGTTTGCCCGTATCGCGGGCGGCATTTACACCAAAGCCGCTGACGTGGGCGCCGACCTGGTCGGCAAGGTCGAAGCGGGAATTCCCGAGGACGATCCCAGAAACGCGGCCGTTATCGCGGACAACGTCGGAGACAATGTGGGTGACTGCGCCGGTATGGCGGCAGACCTCTATGAAACCTACACCGTGACCCTCGTGGCCGCGATGCTTCTGGCGAAAACGGTTTTCGGCGCCGATAGTCCCTGGATCGAGTTCCCCCTGCTGATCGGCGGGATTTCCATCGTCGCCTCCATCATTGGTACCTACTTCGTCCGCCTGGGCAAGAACCAGTACATCATGGGCGCCCTGTACAAAGGCCTTGCGGTATCCGGTATTCTGGCCGCGGTGGCGTTTTACTTCGCCTCCGACTGGTTCCTCAAGCTCCCCGGAGTACAGCCCGCATTCTCCTCCATGGGCGTCTTCACGACGGCCGTGATCGGCCTGGTGCTGACCGGCCTGATCGTTATGATCACCGAGTATTTCACCTCCAAGAGCTTCGGCCCCGTTAAGCACATCGCGGCCGCCAGCGTGACCGGTCACGGCACCAACGTCATCGCCGGCCTCGCGGTGAGCATGAAGAGTACCGGGCTGCCCGCCCTGGTCATCTGCGGCGCCATCATCTGGGCCTACCAGCTCGGCGGCGGTTTCAGCGGCAATCCGGCCGCGGGGTTGTTCGCCATCGCTCTGTCCGCCGTGGCGATGCTGTCCATGACGGGTATCGTGGTGGCCATCGACTCTTACGGGCCGATCACCGACAACGCCGGGGGTATCGCGGAAATGGCCGAGCTGCCCGAGAGCGTGCGCGCCATCACCGATCCGCTCGATGCGGTCGGAAACACCACCAAGGCCGTCACCAAGGGTTATGCCATCGGTTCCGCGGGTCTTGCGGCCCTGGTTCTTTTCGCCGAGTACTCCAGGTCGTTTCCGACCCAGATCTTCTTTGACCTGTCCAATCCGAAGATCATTGTCGGGCTTTTTATCGGCGGTCTTCTGCCCTACTACTTCGGCTCCCTGCTGATGGAAGCCGTGGGTAAGGCGGCCGGAGGCGTGGTCGAGGAGGTTCGCCGTCAGTTCAGGGAACTTCCCGGAATCATGGAAGGCACCACCAAGCCCGAATACGGCAAGTGCGTCGACATCGTGACCAAGAGCGCGATCAAGCAGATGATGCTTCCGGCCCTCATCCCCGTGGCGGCCCCGCTCGTGGTGGGCTTGCTCGTCGGGAAGGAAGCTCTCGGCGGCGTGCTGATCGGCAGCATCGTGACCGGTCTGTTCCAGGCCATCGCCATGACCAGCGGCGGCGGCGCCTGGGATAACGCCAAGAAGTTCATCGAAGACGGAATGTACGGCGGCAAGGGTTCCGACGCCCACAAAGCCGCGGTCACCGGCGATACCGTCGGCGACCCGTACAAAGACACCGCAGGCCCGGCCATCAACCCCATGATCAAGGTTGTGAACATCGTGGCCCTGTTGATCGTGCCTTTGCTGAAGTAGACGTTGCGAAAGCAAACCGGTGGGGAGCCATCCCCACCGGTTGATCATCGCCCCTCCTTCCCCCGGCCCGATCGTTCCGGTTATCTCCCGCTTTATGAGGTCGTTCTCGAAAGAAAGCGCATTTCAAGGCCGTATCCCCGCGATTTGTTGACTTGGCAGGCCAATGCAGATAGAGTGCAGCCTGCGGGAATGCAAAATCACGCGGGAAAGAACGTGAGCCATTATGTTTGACAATCTGTCGGATAAGTTTCAACGAATTTTTAAGAATCTGCGCGGCCAGGGAAAACTGACCGAGGAGAATATTCGGGAGGCCTTGCGAGAGGTCCGGATGGCGCTCCTGGAAGCCGACGTCCACTACAAAGTGGCCAAGGATTTCGTGACCGGGATCGCGGAGCGCGCGGTCGGCCAGGAGGTGATGACCAGTCTCACGCCGGGCCAGCAGGTGATCAAGATCGTCAACGAGGCGCTGACCGACCTCATGGGCGGGCAGTCCGAACCGCTTCGCCTGATCGGAAAACCTCCGGTCTGCCTGCTCATGGTGGGGCTTCAGGGCTCCGGGAAGACGACCACCACCGCAAAGCTTGCCCGAAAGCTCGTGCAGGAGCACCGGAAGCCCTGCCTGGTGCCCGCCGACGTCTATCGACCGGCCGCCATCGAGCAACTGGTGACTCTGGCGGGACAGATCAACCTGCCGGTGTATCCCTCGACGGTCCGTCAAAAGCCCGAGGAGATCGCCCGGGAAGCCCAGGGTTACGCCCGGGAGCACAACTGCGATACGCTGATTGTGGATACCGCCGGACGGCTGCACATCGACACGGAACTCATGGGCGAACTCGGCCGTTTGAAGGAGATTCTGCAGCCGGCGGAAATCCTCCTGGTGGCTGACGCCATGACCGGCCAGGACGCGGTCCAGGTGGCGAGCGCGTTTCATGAAACACTCGGTCTCAGCGGGGTGATCCTGACCAAGCTCGACGGCGACGCCCGCGGAGGCGCCGCTCTGTCCATCCGGGCCGTGACGCGGTGCCCGATCAAGTTCATCGGACTTGGCGAAAAGCTGGATGCCCTGGAAGTCTTCCATCCCGACCGGATGAGCTCGCGGATACTGGGGATGGGAGATGTGCTGTCGATGATCGAGAAGGCCCAGGAGGCCTTCGATGAAAAAGAAGCCCTGGCAATGGCGAAGAAATTCCGGGAGGATACCTTCTCTCTGGAAGATTTTCGCAACCAGTTGCGCCAGGTGAAGAAACTGGGGTCCCTGGAACAGATCCTCGGGATGCTCCCGGGCATGGGAAAGCTCAAGGAGCTGAAGAAACTGCAGGTGGACGAGAAGGAGTTCGTCCGCATGGAAGCGATCATCAATTCCATGACCCGGGGCGAGCGCAGGAATGCGGACATCATCAATGCCGGCCGTCGCAAGCGTATTGCCGACGGCAGCGGAACATCGGTCCAGGAGGTGAACCGGCTGCTCAAGAGCTACTCGGAAGCCCGGCGCATGATGCGGCAGATGATGGGCGGCGGGGGTTCCGCTCCGGCGACCAGGAAGAAGAAAGGGAAGGGAAAGCACAAGAGAGCATTTTTTCCTTTTTAATTACCCACGGATACGGTATAAAAGTTTGTTGCGGCCAAGAGTTTGAAGCGGCCACGGGTGCGGCTTTCTTATAACTAGTGAAGATTCAATCGATTTTTTTGTTCGATCACGGTGCCGCGGCTGAAGTCGAGCGGCCATGCGGACCGGTTCGACGAGTAAAACGTTGACCAGGAGGAAACGAACGAGTCATGGCAGTGCGTATACGTTTGGCACGTGGAGGAAGAAAGAAAAGGCCTTTCTACAGGATCGTGGTCGCGTCATCCGAGGCGCCTCGAGACGGTCGTTTCATTGAACGCATTGGTACCTACAACCCCTTGCCGGACACGGCCGAAGTGAAAATCGATTCCGACAGGCTTCAGTATTGGCTTCAGCAGGGTGCGAAACCCACCGACACGGTGCGCAATCTGATTCAGAAATATGGTGGACAAGCAGTCACTGAAGCCTCGTAGATTTTGCATTGAATGCGGCGCAGGAAATCCGGAGGTCACCATGTTGAAGGAATTGATCGAATTTATGGCGCGAGCTTTAGTGGATAGTCCTGAGAAAGTGAAAGTATCGGAAATTGAAGGTGAGCAGACTTCGGTGATCGAATTGAGGGTAGCCAAAGAGGATCTCGGCAAGGTGATTGGCAAGCAGGGGCGCACGGCTCGTGCCATGCGCACCATTTTGAGCGCCGCTTCGACCAAGATACGAAAACGGGCTGTTCTGGAGATCATTGAGTAAGACGGTGGAACCAGCCTGCCTCGTTCCGGTGGGTAAGGTCACACGCACTCACGGGATTCGCGGGGCTTTGAAAATTTTTCCCTATGGAGAAAGCCTCGCCGCGCAGGCGGCCGGGGAGAGGTTTTTTCTGCGCTCGAAAAATGGGGGTTACTGCACCCTCACATTGATCGGCCTCCGGGCGCAGGGCAGAATGCTGGTGTGCGGATTTGAAGAAATCAAGGACGTCAATGGGGCACAGCCGTTCGTAGGAGAAGAGATCTTCCTGCCTGAAGACCGACTCCCGCCCGTTTCCGAAGGAGAGTATTACCACTACCGGCTCATCGGACTCGATATCGTGACCCTGGACGGCGAATCGCTGGGCGTTCTGCGCAAGATCATCGAAACCGGCGGCAACGATGTCTACGTGGCGGAGCGTGAGGGGCGGGAAATACTCATTCCGGCCATTGAGGACGTGATCCGGGAAATCGACCTGGAGCGGAAACGAATGGTGGTCGATCTGCCGGAAGGGTTGGTTGACGCATGATCTTTGACATTCTGACCATTTTCCCCGGCATGTTCGATGCGCCGCTGGGGGAAAGCATTCTCGGAAAAGCCCGGGAGCGCGGGTTGGTCGAGATTCGCGTGCACAACATACGCGACCATGCCTTCGACAAGCACCAGATGACCGACGATCGTCCTTTTGGCGGCGGGGAGGGTATGGTCATGAAGCCCGAACCCATCGTCGCCGCCGTCGAGGCGGTGGCCGGGGAAGGCCCCGAAGCGCCGGTGGCGCTGCTCACCCCCGCGGGAAGGCTGTTCACCCAGGACTTGGCCGCAAGGCTGAGCCTGCTGCCGCGGTTGATCCTGATCTGCGGGCGTTACGAGGGGGTGGATGAGCGTATTGCCGAGCACTTTGCCGATGAAACGATTTCCATCGGGGATTACGTATTGACCGGAGGTGAGCTGGCAGCCATGGTGGTGGTGGATGCCGTCACACGACTGATTCCCGGAGTTCTGGGCAATGCGTCTTCGGCTGCGGCGGAGTCCTTTACCGAACCGATCCTGGAGTATCCGCAGTACACGAGACCCCAGGAATTTCGCGGCCACCCGGTTCCCGATGTGCTGCTGTCGGGGCATCACGAAGCCATCCGACGCTGGCGGCGCGGGCAGGCCCTGCTGCGTACGAAACGGCTCAGGCCCGATTTGTTTGCGCGACTGGAAATCTCGGCGGAGGACCTGGAACTGCTGCGGGAGGCGGAGCGGCCTCAGGCACCGAATCCGCTCCGTGTCGCGGGATAGAGCGCGGCGATGGCGCGTCTGTACGCGGCTCTCGTGCATTACCCGGTGCTGAATCGAAGGGGTGAGATCATCGCTTCGGCGATCACCAACCTCGATCTGCACGATCTGGCCCGAGCCGGCCGCACCTATGATGTGCGGGCGTGTTACGTGGTCACCCCGCTCCGGGACCAGCAGGCATTGTCGGAGCGGCTTTTGAAGCACTGGAACGAAGGGATTGCAAGGGAGCTGCTTCCGGAACGCGTGGAGGCGTTGCGGCGAATCAAGGTGGTTGAAGATATCCGGGCGGCCGCCGACGACATCGCATCGGTTCATGGCCTGCGGCCGGGAATCTGGGCGACCACGGCCGGGAAAGGTGAGAGGCGCCTGACGCACCGGGAGGCGAGGCGCCTGCTGGTGGAAGATGCGAAGCCTTACCTGTTGCTGTTTGGCACGGGATGGGGGCTGGCCCCGGCGGTCTTCGACCAGGTTGACGCAGTGCTCGAGCCGATCGCCGGGATGAACGGTTACAATCATTTGTCCGTACGGTGTGCGGCGGCCATTCTGTTTGACCGCCTGCTCCGCGCGGACCAAAGCATATGAGAACGGGGGGCTTCAACCCTCCCCGATCAATCTGAATGGAGGATACAAATGGGGATGAGTCTGATTGAAACGATCGAAAGAGATCACATGCGTGCCGACATCCCCCCGTTTCGGGTCGGAGACACGGTCAAGGTACATGTGAAGATTCGAGAAGGGGACAAGGAGCGCATTCAGGTATTCGAAGGGGTGGTGATTCGCCATCACAGGGGGAACATGGGAGCGACCTTCACGGTAAGGAAGGTGTCCTATGGAGTGGGTGTGGAGCGTATATTCCCGGTCCATTCACCGCAACTGGATCGAATCGAGGTGCTGCGACACGGGCGGGTGCGCCGGTCCCGGCTCTACTACCTGCGCAAGCGCCTGGGGAAAGCGGCCAGAATCAAAGAGAGGCGCTAGTGGGACGCAAACCCGTTGAAGCCCTGGCGATGGACATGCTGCATTTCGAGAAGCAAGCCTATCGGCAGGGTTTTCAATTGGTTGCCGGAATCGATGAGGTGGGACGCGGCCCGTTGGCCGGCCCGGTGGTGGCTGCCGCAGTCGTGGTGCCGGCGGGTGTCCGTCTGCCGGGAGTTGCGGATTCGAAGAAGCTTTCGGCCGGGCAGCGGGAATCCTGTTGTGAAGATATCCTGTCGTGCGGTTGCGATGTGGGTATCGGGCGTGTCGAACCCTCTGAAATCGACCGGGTGAATATCCTGCAAGCCACTTTCCAGGCGATGATCGCGGCCGTTGCCGGTCTGAAAACCCCTCCGCACTGTCTCCTCATCGACGGCCCTTACGAACTGCCTCTGTTCATCGCGCAAAAAGGCATTCCCCAGGGGGATGCGAAGTCCCTGTCCATCGCCGCGGCGTCCATTGTCGCCAAGGTGCATCGTGATCGCCTCATGTGTGAATACCACCTGAAGTACCCCGTCTATGGTTTCGATCGAAACAAGGGCTACGGGACCGCACGGCATCTGGATGCTTTGCGCAGGTACGGGCCGTGCCCGATTCACCGCTTGAGTTTCGGCGGCGTGCGCGCGTCGGAGGGAGAAGGGCTTGAAACCGCCGCCGGAAGACAGTCATCGGAAGGGAAGAAAGGGCGAAGGCCTCGCGGCTGATTTTCTCGCGAGCAAGGGTTGCCGTCTTGTGGAGCGGAATTTCCGCTGTGCGGCGGGGGAGATCGATCTCATCGTCCGGGACGGGAAAACCCTGGTTTTCGTTGAGGTGAAGTCGCGCTGCGGATCGAGATTCGGCCTGCCCCAGGAGTCGGTGTCCATCGCCAAGCAGCGGCGCCTCACGCGCCTGGCGCTGTGGTATCTTCGAGAAAAGCGGTTCGAGGGGCATCCGGCCCGGTTTGACGTCGTAGCGGTGACCTGGAGCGGTGGAAAACCCGAGGTGACCTGGATTGTCAATGCATTCGAAGCGCTCGAATAATGCCGGGGAAAGGGCAGGCCCCGGCACCCTTTACGTGGTGGCCACCCCCATCGGCAATCTCTCCGACATCAGCCTGAGGGCGTTGGAGACTCTGCGTTCCGTCCATCTCATCGCGGCCGAAGACACAAGACACACGCGCAAACTGCTCAGCCGTCACGACATCCACAAACCCCTGGTGAGCTATCACGGCCACAACCTGGAGCGGAGCGGCCGCGAGCTTATGGAGCGCATCGAGGCGGGGGAAAGCGTTGCCCTGGTGACCGATGCGGGCACGCCCGGGGTGTCCGATCCGGGCGCATTGCTCATCGCGGGCGCGGTGGATCGGGGGTTGCCCCTCGTCGTCATTCCCGGTCCCACGGCGCTGATTGCGGCCCTGGTTGCTTCAGGGCTGCCCACTCATCCTTTTGTGTTCCTGGGCTTTGCCCCTTCCCGCGGACATGGGCGCACGAAGTTTTTCGCATCCCACGCCATCCTGACCATGACCCTGGTCCTTTACGAATCCCCGAAGAGACTCGCCCGGACGCTCGAAGACATCCTCACGTTCTGGGGAGACCGGCGCATCGCCGTCGCCCGGGAGCTCACCAAGCGGCATGAAGAGGTGTTCCGGGGGTTGGTCAGCCGATGCCGGGAGCATTTCTCCGGAGAGGTGAAAGGCGAATTGACCCTGGTGGTGGAGGGCGCGGCCGAAGGGATAATCGCGGCCGAACGGGAAGAGCGTGACTGGCGGGGGGAATTGCGGCTTCTTCTCGATACGCCGGGCGTCACCCTCAAGGAGGCCGTCGAACGGATTGCAGCCGCGCGCCGGGTGCCGCGACGAACCGTCTACCGGGAAGCCTTGCGCGGCAAACCACGCACCTGATATATAATTCATGTACAAGTTGAGTGCATCAGGCGGGAGGGCTAAAGCCCGCCCCTTGTACGGACTCATGTGCCGGTCAGACATATCCGGAGGTTATGCGGGCGGGGATAAACCCCGAGGGCCGTGCGGATCCGTAGGGTGGGCACGGTCCCACCGTGCCCACGGTCCGGCCGGGAGCTTCCCCATCGGGCCGATGGTATGGCCGGGAGGGAACAGCGTGCCCGCGGTCCGGCCGAGCCTCGTACCCCGTACTCGTCATGATCGCTGTGAAAGCGTGCGGCCATGGGGGCGTTCCACACGTCGGCTCCGGATCGTTCATGGCGCCAAGCACTGGGGCAAGGGTATTGGGACCGCGGGCTGCGCCGCCGCGCACCCCGCCCTGCGCGAATCAAGAGTTGACAAAGAGCACAGTTGCACTGTCTGACGGGCACATCGGTACGTGGGAGCGGGCTTATCACCGCCCGCCTCATCATCCGTTGACCCCATCTCCTGCGCTTTTTCATGCACGCCGGTATGAAGATTCAACCCGGTTCAGGTTGCGTTCAATTCCTGGACGGGCTGTGCGATCTTGTTGATCCTGCCGACTTCGCGGACGATTTCAGCGGGGGAGCAGTATTCCCTCTCGGGGATGCGCTCCAATATCTCCACCACCATTCGCGTGCTCGGGCCCGGACCCCGTCGGGCGTGCGACAGGATCATGCCCTTGTCTGCCGGAAAGTGGATGCTCTTGAGATGTTTCATGATGTTGGCCGGGCCACCGCCCCTCACGCCCCTGGTCATGGTACTTTCCTTCCCCGAATATCATGAGAAGTCCGCGTCATCGAAAGTGTCGTCCCACATGAATCGCACGCCCTCCGATTCCGCTCCTCCCTGAAGGTTTTCAGCCAAAAATGATGGACCGAATGATACCTGAGTTGAGCGATTCAAATGCTCGGAGCGCGGTTCTGTCGGACGAAAGGCCCTCCACTGCGCGCGGCCGGGCAACCCGTCGGGCGGAGAAGCGGTTTATCCCCACCCGCGGTGAATCCTGCTCGTACCGCCCTGTGCACGGAATCGCTCAATTGAAGTGATAACGAAGCATACAGGAGTTCGGCGAATTTTAAAATACTGTGAAGTGTGTATTCGAATTATGAATAAAAGTTAATTCAACTGCCGGAAGCGCCGGTGAGGAAGGCCGCCCCCGGAGTGGGCAAGGGGATTCGGCTCGACGAAAATCGTGGCGAATCCCCTGTCGGGCACGAAATTTGACTGCCGGTTCCGATCGGGTTCATGGACTGCCGGCGTAGCGAAGGCGCGACGGAACGGGATTGAACCCCCCTCCGGAACCGGGCGTGCGGTGGAATCCGGGCCGCGAGGGCTTGATCATCTGCCGTTCTATGCGCCGGCAGCCAAGATCAGTTCGAGGTGACCGGCGGTCCCTGAGGCGGGCTTGATTCGCCGCCGCTCCGAGTCACCTCCTCGAATGCCGTCCGGTATTGCCGGTTCGGGCGGACCGGGGGATGCGCGTAGGCTAAGGGAAAGGCTGTCCGGCCTCACCAGCCCACATAAACCCCGCGGTTTTTCAGGGTTTCAACGTCCTTGCAGTCCTTGACGTCTCCTTTCGCCGGGTCGCAGTTGTGGCTCAGACCGGTATCGCGCAGCCAGACGTAATCGTTCATGCCCAACCCGGGATTGTCCACCAGCGGCTGGATGTCCTCGACCTCGGTGGAATCGAGGTTCACGCTTCCGATGTCGTGGAGGAACGCAAGATCGGATATATCCGCGACCGGGTTGCGGGCGAGACTCAACACCACGAGGTTGGACAGGGATTGCAGTCCTGCGGCCGTCGAGACCCGGTTGTCGGAGGCGTGAAGGTTGAGCAGGCCGGTCAACATGAAAAGCGGTTCCAGGCTTTGGATGAGGTTGCCGCTCAAATTCAGTTCCTTCAGCTTCGCCAGGCCGGAGAGGGGGCTGATGTTACCGATTCGGTTCTGGTCGAGGCTGAGATAGGTGAGATCGATCAGATTTTCGAGCGTTTCCACCGACTGAATCCGGTTGCGGCCCAGGTCGAGTACAATCAGCTTCTTGCACCACTGGATAGGCCAGATGTCAATTAATTGGTTGTCGTATAGCTCGAGGCTCTTCAACTCATCCAGGAACCGAAGCGGCCGCAGGTTCGCCACTTGATTGCGGGTCAGGTTGAGTTGAGTGATTTTCCTGAGGCGGGCCAGGGGTGCGACGTCCGCTATGAGATGATTCGGGAGCTGCAGCGATTGAAGGTTGCCGCAATACTCGAGACCCGAGAGATTGCTGATCTTGCCGTCGTAGCCCCAGTCGTCGATCGACTCCAACCGGATCAGGTCGCTCTTCAGAATGGGCCCCGTGGGTTTTCCGATCGCTTTCCTGACGATGGACCTGAGCACGGGGTCGGGAAACGCGACCGGCAGGTCCCCGTTATAAACGAGGGTGTAGTCGCCGCCGAACATCAAGGCCATCACGACGACCGCCACTTGGTCCCATTCGTTCTCGGCAAGCTTCTTATGGATGCTGAAGCTCGAGCCCTCCCCGTTATACGCGGCCACGCCCAGGTTGTCTTTCGTGCCCAGCACATAGTAGCGAAAAACGCCGCTCTCCGATCCTTTGAGCTTGAAGGTGAATTCCGTAACGGAGGGGTCCAGCGGGAAAACATAGTAGTGGGCGCCGAAGGCTTGCAGCGTTCCGCCGGCATTGACGGTGATCGTGAACCTGGTTACCGGTTTCATCCAGTTCTTGTCGACATGCCTCAAGGGGCCGTACTCGCGCCCGCAATTGAGGCCCGGCTCATCGTCCTCTTCGTACTCGTACCTGGGGGGAGCGTTCGCGGTGTCCTTGACATAATTGGCCTTCATCCACTGGGTCAGAAATTCTTCGAAGTTCAGGCCCAGCCTCCTGGCGGTCACCAGGTCGAGCGACTCCATGGGACCGTGTTCCT from Syntrophobacter fumaroxidans MPOB includes these protein-coding regions:
- a CDS encoding leucine-rich repeat domain-containing protein — its product is MAMGVRAFLFVLVLLVSVPGSAPAQETVSRAPGIVDIGEPLSFIEFEQAYGDNKELPRTDEDVLALARRLFHDPEQEALLEVRQQGLELCGSYDLQLLLTALKNPAISEAARETVRRIIEREDAVPYKQATRKHFRFYYRDNHPDPKYNVTLRDVEAAAEILNRLWYRYSRDFRTPLNYISTIDPVGRRMIDILIRPLPGSVGGMTSPDSPVIQLAPWGMKDECFRKEICAHELFHRVQFSYGWHGESSTRWLLEGSATWSQKYAYPQEHAYMRWMNRGLSTPNVDLTTRAYDACHLWVYLAERAGWSAIRQLWANYKEHGPMESLDLVTARRLGLNFEEFLTQWMKANYVKDTANAPPRYEYEEDDEPGLNCGREYGPLRHVDKNWMKPVTRFTITVNAGGTLQAFGAHYYVFPLDPSVTEFTFKLKGSESGVFRYYVLGTKDNLGVAAYNGEGSSFSIHKKLAENEWDQVAVVVMALMFGGDYTLVYNGDLPVAFPDPVLRSIVRKAIGKPTGPILKSDLIRLESIDDWGYDGKISNLSGLEYCGNLQSLQLPNHLIADVAPLARLRKITQLNLTRNQVANLRPLRFLDELKSLELYDNQLIDIWPIQWCKKLIVLDLGRNRIQSVETLENLIDLTYLSLDQNRIGNISPLSGLAKLKELNLSGNLIQSLEPLFMLTGLLNLHASDNRVSTAAGLQSLSNLVVLSLARNPVADISDLAFLHDIGSVNLDSTEVEDIQPLVDNPGLGMNDYVWLRDTGLSHNCDPAKGDVKDCKDVETLKNRGVYVGW